TTTTCATAATGAGAAATTTGCGTGCTTTGATTATCATCATCTACAAAAACCACGCAAGGTTTGTGATTTTTAGCCTCCTTAATATCGACATTTGCATAAGCCATAATAATGACTTTATCATTAATTTGCGCAAGTCTTGCAGCTGCGCCATTTAAACATATCATACCGCTATTTCTTTCTCCGGCTATGGTGTAGGTTTCGAAACGATCGCCTGTATTGACATTTACGATTTGAACTTTTTCATACTCTAAAATTCCGCTTTTTTCAAGCAAAGCCTCATCAATGGTAATGCTTCCTACATAATCCAAACGTGCCTCTTTTACTGTGGCTCTGTGAATTTTGGCTCTTAGCATGGTTACTTGCATTTTTTCTCCTTAAAAAATAAATAAATTATAAATAAGTTGGTTTAAAGTATAAAATTATATCTATAAAATCTTAAGTGTTTTTTAGCTATTTTACAAGGCTTTAAGATATTAGCTTAATAGCAATTATAAGACTTAGCGCTATAAAATAGCAATGGATAAAAGGATAATGGGTTTTTGTGTGGTTTTGTCATCTGGGCAACGCGAAGAAACTTTGTTTTAAAGAAATTTTTGTTTTATTGAATAAAATGGGTGATTGAATAGAAATTCTTCACATTCGTTCAGAATGACAAAAAAAGAAGGTTTGGAATAACGAAAAGATTGCTTAAAACGACGAGTGAATGGAATGTTTAGCGAAGCCAAGAGCCTTGCACTCTTGGCGTGGATTTTGTTTAAGTATAGGTTAAGCAAGGCTTTCTTATAATTTTTTGATGAAAAATTTTTTATAGCTGATTAAGTAATTTAATCAGCTCATTTACTATCTCTAGTAATTTTAAAACAATATCTAAAATCCTATTTATCATAGTAATTCCTTTCCCACCAAGAGAAATTAACCACTTAAACAAAGCAATTCTATCAAAATTTTCTTAAAATTTATTGTGTGAGCGGTTCTGAGCTTCGCAACACTGGGGTTTATCGCCAAGCAACGCAAAGGATTTTTGTTTTAAGGAAATTTTTGTTTTGTTAAAAAATGAAATGTTAGTAAAGCCAAGAGCCTTGCACTCTTGGCGTGGATTTTGTTTAAGTATAGGTTAAGCAAGGCTTTCTTATAATTTTTTGATGAAAAATTTTTTATAGCTGATTAAGTAATTTAATCAGCTCATTTACTATCTCTAGTAATTTTAAAACAATATCTAAAATCCTATTTATCATAGTAATTCCTTTCCCACCAAGAGAAATTAACCACTTAAACAAAGCAATTCTATCAAAATTTTCTTAAAATTTATTGCGTGAGAAGTTCCGAGGTTCGCAATGGTGAGGGTTTGTTACCAAGCAACGCAAAGGATTGCTCAGCATGACAAAAAAAGCTTAGAATGACGCACCACGCAAGGGATTTCTTCGAGTTGTACTCTCAAAATGACGAAAAAAGAAGGCTTAGAATATGAGTGAATGGAATGTTTAGCGAAGCCAAGAGCCTTGCACTCTTGGCGTGGATTTTGTTTAAGTATAGGTTAAGCAAGGCTTTTCTATAATTTTTGAAGAGAAATTAGAGCTGGTTAATTATTTTAATCAGTTCTTTTACTATTTTTAGCAGTTTTAAAACAATGTTTAAAAACCTATCTAACATAGCAATTCCTTTCCCACCAAGAGAAATTAACCACTTAAACAAAGCAATTCTATTAAAATTTTCTTAAAATTTATTGCGTGAGAAGTTCTGAGCTTCGCAACGCTGGGGTTTATCACCCAAACAACGCAAAGGATTTTTGTTTTAAGGAAATTTTTGTTTTGTTAAAAAATGAAATGTTAGCGAAGCCAAGAGCCTTGCACTCTTGGCGTGGATTTTGTTTAAGTATAGGTTAAGCAAGGCTTTCTTATAATTTTTTTGGTGAAAATTTATAGCTGTTTGATTAGCTCAAACAGCTCATTTACTATCTCTAGTAATTTTAAAATAATATCTAAAATCCTATTTATCATAGTAATTCCTTTCCCACCAAGAGAAATTAACCACTTAAACAAAGCAATTCTATCAAAGTTTTCTTAAAATTTATTGCGTGAGAAGTTCCGAGGTTCGCAATGGTGAGGGTTTGTCACCAAGCAACGCGAAGGATTGCTCAGAATGACGGTTAAAGTGTTTTAGGTAGAGATTCTTCGCCGTTAAGGCTCAGTATGACGGTATTTTGGTGCATTTGTGATAAAGTGTGCCATCTGGGCAACACAAAGGATTGCCCAGCATGACAAAAAGTGTGCTCCAAATCACTTCGGAGCGAGGCATTGATTCATAGCTTTAGCATTGTCACTTACTACGCAAAGCCTTTGTCTTTCTTCTCCTGCTGCTTCGTCGATTTCATTTTCTTCTTCTTCGTTTTCAAGCACTTGTGCATGATCGGTTACATCAGAGAACATTTTAGAGTCAATTTGTGGTGGCTCTGGTACTTCAGGTTGCTTATCTGGGAGATCTGGGATATCGCCACCTGGAATTTTACTTACATAGTCATAATCCCCTATTTTGCCACTTTCATCAGTGAATTTAAAGTGACCATTTGAATCTTTATCGGTTTTTACAAAAACACTAAGTATATAATCACTCTGACCTTTCATCACATCTTTGATATAAGCATCTGCTTGATCTTTGATTTCATTATATTTGGTTTGATATTCTTCAAGTTGCTTCATCGCATCTTTGTATTTTTGTGAATTCTCATCACCAAAAATTCCAGAATCAATCAAAGCTTTAAAGTCATTATACATTTTGCCCCAGTATATGAGTTGACTTTCATAATCTTTATATTTTTCATAGTCTTTGAAATAATTTTCAATTTTATCTTCAAAACCGCCGGCACCAAAGATGAAAGTCCATAAAGCACCTTTATCAACATTTAACTGATGTGCTTTTTGGTTATAAGTTTTAAATTTCTCTCCACCTTTTGCTTTGATGGTTTCTCCAAGTCCTTGCCCTTTTGAATCATAGAAAGCCATCATAAAATCCATAGCCTGACGAATACTTTCAAAATTCACATCGGCAACCTGTAAAATACTTAAAAGTTTTACTATATCGCCCTTGATTGCCGCTTCATAAGCTTCAGCAAAATCATTTATATCTAAAGTATAGTAACCATCAGTGATTTTTTTCAAAATCTCTTCTAAGATTTTATTATCATAATCATTGCTTGAGAAACTATAAGCTTTATCTGTGTAAGAGATATTAGTAAAATTCTTATTGATTAAAGAACCCGCATTATCAACTACTGCTTTTGGTGGAGTGATAGTTAAGTTATTACCTTTGCCAGTGTTAGTGATATTATTAGGATCGTTTGGAGTAAGATTGCTTACGCCAGATCCGCCACCGCTACCGCCATTGCCATTTTCATTACCATCAATGTCACCTGGTTGTTTGCTATTACCTACAAAACCACTTTCATCGCCCATATCTGCTTTATCATTGGCTAAACCCGTATCATAGTTGATATCATTATCAGTTGTAGCTGTAGTATCGCCCGCGTTATTTATAGTATCTTCGGAGTCACCAGTGATATCATCTATTTTTGGCGGAGTAAGATTTGCAATCTTATCAACCCCACCATCGATTATTTCTGTGATACTATTATCCAAATTTTCAGGTTTTTTACCTTCCGTAGAAACAACTTGATCTGCAGCAATATCATCTGAAGTTTTTGAAGTTGTCGGAGTATAATCATTTCCTATCTCACCTACACCAGTAGAACCTGTATAAGAGTTACCATCGCTAACACTAATATCACCTACATCAGTAACAGTGCTATCATTGTTAGCAGCTGAAGTGCCTTCCTCTTCATAGTTGGTTTCTTTCTCTGTACCACTTGGTCCGCTCACATCATCTTTTTCTGTTGCGCCAGTCCACTTGCCATCATTATTTTGATCTGCGATATTTATCACATCACCTGGCACAGCAATATCTGTTTTTCCTTCTGTATAAAAACCTAATTTTCCATATTTACTTCTAACTGCACTTTCCCACTGGCTGCCATTATCATTGTCGATTTGTCTTATCATCCTACTAGGGTAACCATTAGCACTCATAAATTTACCATCTATGCCATCTCCATCATATCCATTAACTCTCCAAGTAGTATATATAGTGATATTGTAATTCTTAGAAGGCTTGCATTGTCCTTGATTAGGGTCACATTTTGCTAGTATACCATTAATCCACAAATCTCCTTCTTGTTGATATGCGCCAACAAAGAAAGAATCGATTGCATCATTGCGACTACCTTGATTACTATTTACTGATAAGCTTGCAACATGTAAATAAACATCATTAATTGTTAAATTTAACTTAAGCTTTTTAGACTCTGTTGTATCGCGTGAGTATTCTTTGGATGTTAAGGCTGAAGCCATAGACCATTGAGCTCCTGTGGCATAAGATTTAATATTTTTCATCGCAATATCATGGATTGCTACATCACCTCTCATGGTTCCTGCAAAACCTCCTGAATAGGCTCTATTTTTCCTATCTTTAGAAGTAGCACTAACTTCTACACCGTTTACATAAATATGATCTATCGTTGAACCCCCTTGAATTTGACCCACTATACCACCTACATAAATAGGTTGACCATTATCTTGTGTAGCTGTTACTTTTATACCGTTTATATCGATATTTTGAAATGTTGATCCATTGGTAGTTAATCCTACTATACCACCTACATAAACAGTTGAATTTCTGCTAAGTGTTGCATTTACACCTAAATTGCTCTTGAAATTAATATTTTCAAATCTAGCACCAGCATCCACCTTGCCTGCTAAAATTCCCGCATATTGGATAGTATTACCATTAAGATGCATCCAAGCACCTTCTATTGTAATATTTTTAAAGACAGAGCCTTTACCTGCATTAAGAATTAATCCTGCATACATATTACCATCGCCACTACCACTAAATTTAATCTGATCGGTGCCTATATTAAAGTTTTTTAGAGTATGGCCGTTACCATTTAGAGTTTGACTTTCAAAATTATGTATCAAACCATAAGTATTATTTCCAAGACCATCTTTTTTAGCTAAATTCGCCCAATTAAAATCAATATCATTAAGCAAAACATATTCATCATAAGAGTTGATACCTCTATTTCCTTCGTTAAACCATTGCACAAAATCATACCATTCTTGTGCATTATTTCTTGCATTAGTATCGGTTGCGATATTTAAATATTTTCTAGCTGAGCCTGTCATTTGAGGACCATTTCCACCCCAACCACTATCATTGCCTCTTAGAGCTGAGATATCCATAGAAGTCCAGCTTTTATTTTTACCGTTATTTTCTATAACTTTAGCAAAAACCGTGTTAGCAAGTATATAAGCGTGGTTAGTATCTTTGCCATTGTAACTTCCTACACTTACTTTTTCAGCTAAACCTCGACCATCTTTACTTGAGATAGTGGTACCACTTTTATTTACATTGCCGTCTTTTTTGAGAATTTGCACTTCATTACCTTGCAAGGTAACATTTGTAGCTTGAATTTTACCACCTTGTAAATAAATATTTCCAGTTCCTGCACCTGAAGATGCAACAAAATCATTTGTAATAATAGTCCCACCGCTCATTAAAATTTTACCTGGGGTAGACAAATCTACTCTTGCTGCTTTAATCTCTGCACCATTTGCAATATCAATCCAATTTGCATTAGCTTTGAAAAGATTAATTTCATTGGTGATTTTAAGTCCACCAAGAGAAATTTTACCTCCTTTATTTTCACTGGTTTTTGCCATAAGATCTAAATTTAGCGTGCCATTTGCTTTATTGAAAATAGTATCTTTAAAATCAATATTTAAAGTAGAATTATTTCTACTTCCAATATAAAAATTCGCTGTGCCACCATTTGTTGTAAATGTTGCACCATCAAAATTTATATCGCCAGTTGAATTAAAGTTGATATTTTGAGTGTTATTATTTGTAGTAAGCTGTGAAGTTTTAAAGTCAATTTCTTGACCTTCAAAAGTTAAAGTGCCACCATTAGTGCCATTTACCCAAAGACCTTTGCCACTATCTTTATTGTTTTCAAATTTTACATATTTAGTTGAAGCATTACCAAAAGCAAATTTACCACTGTTTAGAGTAAAAGTTGAATTGGTAAAGAGAATTTGTTCGGTAAAAATACCTGAACCATCAGTGCCATTATTTATAGTAAAGCTTGCTCCATTAAATTTAGTCAACTTAGCGTTTTCGGCTTTGAAGGTATTAGCTGTAATATTTGAACCATTTTTAAATTCTATCAAGTTTGCTAATTTTAAAATCATACTTGTAGTATAAATGCTCGAATTATCAACTATAAAATCATTTGCACCTACATTGTTTCCATCTGGATTTGAAATTTGGATAAGATCAAGCATGCTATCACTTGTTCCAAATTGTGATTGAGTAAATTTAATCTTACCATTGCTACCCGAACCCAAATCTTTAGTTGTTCTTAGCCATATTTTTGCCGTATCGCCTGATTTTTCAATATTCGCTTTGTTAAATTCTATCTCTTTACCGCCATCTATAGTAAGATTGCCACTTAATTTAATAGAAGCTTTAGCATTGTCATTTTGTGCTAAGAATTTGCTTAGAGCTTTGATAGTTGAATTCCCGCTTAGTATAAGTTGTGAATTTTTAAGATTGATTGCATCAGCATAAATACTTGCAGATTTATTTGAAGTAATACTTGAATTATTCAAGATGTCAATAACCGAACCTGTCTCATTATCAGCACCCAAAGTTAAACTTTCGTTTGCTTTAATGCTTGAATCTTCAATTTTTAGATAAGCCTTATCAAAACTTGCATCAGTGTTAAGTTTCAATGTATTACCTTCAATATTAGACTTATTACTAATATATAAATAAGATCCATCTAAAGTGATATCATTAGCTTTTACAGTTGAACCCTTAATGGTTAAATCATCCTTAGCCCCAAGATCAAGTTTATTGATACCACTTAAAAAGCCACCATCTTTGCCTGTATCTACCAAAATACCTTTAGCTACAGCTATAATGTTTTGAATATTATTAAAATTTGTACCTGTTGAAAATTCTATTTTATTTGCATCGCCGTTATAGCCTTTGAAATTTAATGTTGAACCAGCACCACTAAAATTTGTGCCAGTAAAGCGTTGATTTTGCGCATAGAAATTAACAGTATTTTTAAGATTTATAGTTGCATTTGTTGCTTTTAATTCACTAGCTGATTTAAGCGTAGAATTATCAAGTGTTGTAGTTGAACCCTCTTTGATATCAATGAGCTTTTGTGCATCAAGAGTTGATTTTGTAAAAGTATTTGCTCCTGCAATGGTAATATAATCAGCATTTGAAGTCATTGTATCAATAGTATTTCCGCCTTTAAAATTTGCGTGCTTAGTTTGCAATTTAAAGAATGAGCTTTGCGCCTCATTTGTGCTTGCAGAATGCTTAACATTTTCAAGCTCTATTGTGCCATTATCTGCTGTAGTTTTAAGAGTAATCTCAGCCGAACTTTGCCCTGAATCAAGTGCAAACTCGGTATCTTTAGCTGTAATTTTACTTGTAGCTTCGATATTAATCTTATTAGCATTTTCATTACCGTTTGAATTTTTGTGTTTAAATACCGCATTCTCTAAACTTACAACATTACTTGCCTTTAAATTTAAAGCAGAGGAACCCCCTAAAATCGCACTAAGACCATCCTTGCTGCCCTTAATGATAATATCTTTAGCATTTGCATTAAGGGTTGAGCCACCTAAAAGGGAGATTTGAGAATTTAAAGACTTAAAGGTTGTTGTTTCTAAATCAAGTTTTGAGCTCTTATCTACAACAAGTTTTGAACCACTAAATGATATATTTTGTGCTTTAATAGAATTTTCATTTCCACCATTAATGGTAAGAGTTGAAGACTCATTAACACTTAAATCCTTAATTGCTTCAATGCTAAGTTTATCACTTGTGCTTAGTGAACTTGAGGCAATAACTGTGTTGTTGCTTGATTTTAGACTTAAATTTTTAGTATCTATAGTAGCTTTATTGAGCTCTAAATCTTTACTTGAATTTAGGTTTACATTGTTAAAGCCAGATATTTTTGTATTATTTGTTAAACCTATATAACCACTTGCATCTGTGGTTTGGAAGGTAATAGTAGAATCTTTGGCTGTATTATTAAAAATAGTTCCACTTGCTAAAATACTTTTAGTTGCATTAAAACTTAAAGCACTTGTGCTATTTGCATTAATAGTTGCAGAACCAAATTTCAAATAATTACTTGCCATAAAAGTCGCACTTGAAGCATTAAAAGTAATAGTTCCACTCGCAAAATTCATATCTTTTGCATAAGCGTTAATTTGCTTATTAAATGTTCCACCTTTTAATACAAGCTCTTTAAGACTTGAGTTATTAGCAGTGCTACTTCCTGTATCTGTAATACCATTAATATCAGTTTTTACACTAAAAATTCCACCTGAAATTTCGACTAAATTATCAGAGAGAAGTTTTAAATTCCCCTCACCGCTAAAAGTTCCGCCTAAAATTTTAAGTGCATTTGCGCCTTGCAAAGTAGCATTTGTATTATTTGTGAGTTTAGCACTTCCACTTACTTGTAAAATATCAGTAGCTTTCAAAGTAGCATCTGAAAAGTCTTTAATTTCTCCACCGCTTATATCTATCCATTTAGCATTAGCCTCTAAGGTTTTTGCATCGCCATTGCCTTGTATAATTGCTCCTGAAATAGCAATTTTACCTTTATTTGTATCACTTGCATTTAATGTAAGTGCATTAGCTTTGATTGTACCTCCGCTTATATCGATGAGATTTGCTGCACTTAAATTTGCTGTGAGTAAATTTAAAATGCCATTTTTAATCACAATTTGATTAGACATATCAGCTGTTAAATTACCATTTATGGTTGGATTTTTATCTGTATCACCGATGTTAAGCTGTGCACCCTTAATAGCAATAGTGCTTGAGTTATCACCTATTGTTCCACCCAAAATATCAATAACCGTAGTATTTTTATTTGCATCATCACCAAGATTAATATTTGTGCCCTTGAGAGTACCGCCACTTATTTTAATTAAATTCGCAGAAATTA
This genomic interval from Campylobacter sp. CCS1377 contains the following:
- the panD gene encoding aspartate 1-decarboxylase, encoding MQVTMLRAKIHRATVKEARLDYVGSITIDEALLEKSGILEYEKVQIVNVNTGDRFETYTIAGERNSGMICLNGAAARLAQINDKVIIMAYANVDIKEAKNHKPCVVFVDDDNQSTQISHYEKHGTLA